The genomic segment GCGCTGAGGCCTTGGCTCAGGCTCTGGACGGACAGGAAATGGCCGTGTCCGGGGTGGAAGAGAAGCCTTATACCCGTCGCCCTTATGCACCATTTATGACTTCTACGCTGCAGCAGGAAGCCGGCCGCAAGCTGCACTTTACCTCTGAGCGCACGATGCGTATTGCGCAGCGCTTGTATGAAAACGGCCATATTACCTATATGCGTACCGACTCCACGTCCTTGTCCGCGCAGGGGTTGAAGGCTGCTCGCGATCAGGCGCTGGAGCTTTATGGCCCGGAGTACGTTGCGCCGAGTCCGCGTACTTATGACCGCAAGGTAAAAAACTCCCAGGAAGCGCACGAAGCGATTCGCCCAGCTGGCGAAGCTTTTGCCACCCCAGGTCAGCTGCACAGCCAGCTGGATGCAGAAGAATTTAAGCTTTATGAACTGATTTGGCAGCGCACCGTGGCCTCCCAGATGTCCGATGCCAAGGGCACGTCTATGAAGGTCACCATCAGTGGCACCGCAACAAGCGGTGAAAAGACGGAGTTCAACGCAACTGGTCGTACCCTCACTTTCCCGGGCTTCCTGCGCGCATATGTGGAAACCACCCGCACCGCCGATGGCCGCGATGTTGCAGACAACGCCGAAAAGCGCCTGCCCCTGCTGTCTGAGGGCGATCTGCTCAAGGTTCTTGGTCTCGAAGCCGATGGACACAGCACCAACCCACCTGCGCGTTTCACTGAAGCATCGCTGGTGAAGAAGATGGAAGATCTCGGCATCGGTCGACCTTCCACCTACGCCTCGATTATTAAGACGATCCAGGACCGCGGTTACGTCTACTCCCGCGGCAACGCGCTGGTCCCATCCTGGGTGGCATTTGCCGTGGTTGGGCTGCTGGAAGCCAACTTCACCTCCCTGGTGGATTATGATTTCACCTCCTCCATGGAAGACGAGCTGGACAATATCGCCGCCGGCCGCGAGGGCCGTACCGAATGGCTTAACGGTTTCTACTTCGGCGATGCCGACGCGGATGATTCCATGGCGGAATCAGTTGCGCGACAGGGGGGCCTCAAGGCGCTTGTCGACGCCAACCTGGAGCATATCGACGCCCGCTCGGTGAACTCACTGAGGCTTTTCGACGACTCCGAAGGCCGTGCCGTCAACGTTCGTGTTGGACGTTATGGTCCATATATCGAACGCATCGTAGGCACCACTGAGGAAGGCGACCCAGAATTCCAGCGCGCCAACCTGCCAGAAGAAACCACACCTGATGAGCTGACTCTTGAAGTGGCAGAAAAGCTCTTCGCAACCCCTCAGGGCGGACGTGAACTAGGCACCAACCCGAACAACGGACGCACCGTGGTGGCTAAGGAAGGGCGTTTCGGTCCTTATGTGATTGAGCAAGTCACCGAATCTGAACGCGAAGGTGCAGAAGCCCAAGCCGAAGAAGTCGTTATTGCTGAACGCAAGGCTGAAGATGAACAGCGCGCCACCGATGGTATGCGTCCAAAGAATTGGGAAACCAAAACGGCCGCAAACCAAAAAGAAAAGCGCATCAACCAGTTGGTAGAGGAAAACCTCAAGCCAGCAACTGCGTCCCTATTCACCGGGATGGAACCAGCAACTGTCACGCTTGAAGAGGCACTCAAGCTGCTGTCCCTGCCACGCGAAGTGGGCGTTGATCCTGCCGATAACGAAGTCATCACTGCCCAAAACGGTCGCTATGGCCCATACCTGAAAAAGGGTAGCGATTCTCGCTCGCTATCCAGCGAAGCACAGATCTTCACCATCACTCTGGATGAAGCTCGCCGCATCTACGCTGAACCAAAGCGCCGTGGACGTGCAGCAGCACAGCCACCATTGAAGGTACTGGGCGATAACGATGTCTCCGGCAAGCCAATGACCGTCAAGGATGGTCGTTTCGGCCCTTATGTCACCGACGGCACCACCAATGCTTCGCTGCGCAAGGGCGATGTTCCAGAATCCTTGACCGATGCGCGAGCCAATGAGCTTTTATCTGAACGCCGCGCCAAGGAAGCTGCCGATGGCGGTGCTCCAGCGAAGAAGACCGTAAAGAAGGCTGCTAAAAAGACGGCTGCGAAGAAGACGGTAAAGAAGGCGCCAGCAAAGAAAACCGCTGCGAAGAAGACGGTAAAGAAGGCGCCAGCAAAGAAAACCGCTGCGAAGAAGACGGTAAAGAAGGCGCCGCCAAAAACCACTAAGAACGTGGTGAAGGCCGGCACCAGGAAGAAGTCTTAAACAATGTTGAACGGGTTCGTGACCAAGACACGCCAGGGCGCAACTGCCTTGGTGAAAGCCGTAGCCAAGTCTGCCTCTGAACCCGAGCGAGCTGCTTTTGTAGCAGCTGCCAGCATCAACATTGGCGCAAGCCTACTCGGAGTTGCGCGAGCGAAGAAGCTAAGCAAACCAGTACTCATGCCACTTTTAGCAGGCAGAGTACTGCGTTCTTCCCACACACCAGGTGAAAAAGCCCTCGGCATCGCTGGACTTGGCGGCGGCTGGGCAGGAGATCTGGTGTTGATGAAACCCAACTCTTTGCCCCAAGGTGCTGCCGGTTTCGCCATCAATCACGCTGCATACATCACGTTATTGCTGGCTAAAGGTGCACGACCAAGCACGCTGCGCACCACCATTCGAGCTGTCCCTCTAGCTGCCGCAGCCGGATTCGCCGCACTTCGCGAACCCAAACTAGTACCCATGGTGCTGAGCTATGGTGGCCTGCTTGCCACGACATCATTGCTTGCGGATGATCCCCACCTGCACGATTCTTCAGTCCCAGCAAGCTTTGGTCTTGGACACGGAGGAAACTTGTTCCTGATCTCTGACGCAGTCCTATTTGCCCGTGAAATGTTCCTTTCAGAGGGCACGCCTGCTGCACAATGCGCCGATGGCATGGTCATGGGAACTTATACGATTGCGCAGCTGCTTTTAGTAGACGGATTGTTTAGCAAGTAGAGCTTTTCTTTTAGGCCAAACAGGGTGGCTAAACAGCCCAGGCGACCAAAACTTAGTCAGAATTTTGATCTTTGGTCACCCAGTCTGGTTTCAGAGAGTCGAACCAACCCAGGTGACCAAGAAGTCAGATGTCGGGTTCCTTTTGGTCTCTGTGTCCGGTTTGTAGAATTCACCTAGTCTGTTGCATTAAAAAATCCCCTCGCCGAACACAGCGAGGGGATTTTTATAACACCAAAAAGCTAAGAACGGTCCGCCAAAGTAGGGCGGATTGGGCGCGCGATCTGAGTCATTTGACCGCGTCCGCGTAGCTCTACGGATTTCATGAGAGTCCAGCGAGCTTGTTCTGCTTCATTGGCTTCACGCAGGGTGGCTGCATTGGTGACGGTGCGGCCAGGAGTGGTTTTGGCGATTTCAGTTAGTCGGGCTGCCTGGTTTACTGCATCGCCAATAACGGTATATTCAAATCGAGCATGCCCGCCGATGTGTCCTGCCACGACATGGCCAGTGGCGACACCGATTCCTGCTTTAAGTTGAAGATCTTTCAGTTCTGAGCGCAGTTCACGAGCAGCTGCCAGGGCATGTCCGGTGGCATCGGAAAGAGGTAGGGGAGCGCCGAAGATTGCTAATGCAGCATCGCCCTGGAATTTATTGATAACGCCCTTGTTGCGGTGTACAACTTCTACAACGTGTTCAAAGAACTCATTGAGTGCTTCCACGACTTCTTCTGGGGTGTGGTTGACCGCAAAAGTGGTGGAACCAATGACGTCGACGAAAAGGACAGCTACCTTGCGGTCTTCGCCGCCCAAAGTTGGACGTTCTTCTAGAGCACGGCGTGCCACTTCTGTGCCCACATAGCGGCCGAAGAGGTCACGCACACGTTGGCGTTCACGCAGACCACGCATCATTTCATTGAAACCAGCTTGGAGAACGCCGATTTCGGAGCCGTCATAAATATCGACCTGGACATCGTGTTCGCCGCGGCGCACGCTGTTGATGGCTTCTTGGAGTTCACGGATGGGATCCACCACAGAAGACACCACGAGCCTGTTTCCTAGGTATCCGGTGAGCAGCGAAGCAATGGCCAGTGCTGCGATTGCGGGCAAAATCTTCGAGGCGTCTCCGCCGAATACGCCTTGAGTATGGCCGAAAATGAGCAGCAAAATTCCGAATACTGGAATGCCTAGAGTTAGCAGCCATGTCACGCGCAGACGTTGGCTTACTGGTGGTTCTAGGGTGGAATCTTCAAAACGGCGAGCCAGTGCAGAAGCCGCGACGGGACGCACAAGACGTTCTGCTTCCAAGTATGTGAGCAGCACGACGATAGCGCAGGCCATCAGCGTGGACGCAGCGATCACCAACGCCAGGCTTGTCGATACACTTGCTGCGATTCCTGTGGCGATCGCAATACCAATGAGCCATACCACCGCGCACAGAATCGCCTGGTAGATGGGGATGCGCATGACCAAATTGCGCACCATATTCCGGTCATGGTCTTCTGGATGTCGTTGCCAATCAAGTACCGGGCGGAACATCAAAAATGTCACCACTATGCCAGCCACGATGGCAAAGGCAAGGTAGGCGAAACCTACCGCAGGTAGATAGGAGATCTCGGCATTGAAATTGGATGCATCTGGCTGCGGAATGAGGAAGCGCACAAACAGCATAATTGCCAGTGCGCCAAAGACATTCGTGCCAAGTACCGTCGCAGCATACAGTGGCCACGAGGTACCCCACAGCCATTTCAGTGCTTTCAGCAATCGACTCATGCCAATACTCTAACGTGCCAGTGCGACATCGCGAGGAAGTAGCAAGGAAGTAGTGTAGAGATCGTGACTAATTCGAGTGTGTTTGACAGTCTCGCCGGCTCCAAAATAGTGGCTAGAACGCTTTTCGACGCGGCCTCCAGCGCGCGTGTCCTTGTCCACGCCCGAACCACTGAGCGTGCCCGTGCACGGGCAGCCAATGATAATCCCGAAATGATCCACAACTCTGGTTTTGCTCAGTCGTGGCTTTTTACTGGCCCTCCGGGGTCGGGTCGTTCTGTTGCCGCAAAGGTTTTTGCTGCCACTCTTGTGTGCTCGAATCCAGATGTCGTGGGTTGCGGTCAATGTGAAGATTGTCGTGCTGCCATGGGTGGAAGCCATCCAGATATTGAACACATCGTTCCGCAGCAACTATCCATTGGTGTGGAAGCTGCTCGAAAGGTCATTAAAGCCGCAGCAGTGAGCCCAGTGTCAGGTAACTGGCGCATTGTTATTTTCGAAAATGCCGACCGTTTAACCATGCAGGCAGCGAATGCCTTGCTGAAAACGGTAGAGGAGCCGACCGAAAGTACCGTGATGATTTTGTGTGCTCCCACCACAGATCCCCGGGATATTGCGATTACGTTGCGTTCTCGGTGCAGGCACCTCTATATCCCGACTCCCACTAACGCTGAAGTAGCACGCATCCTGGTTGCTGAAGGCAATGTCAGCCAAGCGGATGCAGAGCTGGCATCAGCAGCCTCTGGAGGTCATATTGGGCGGGCGCGACACTTAGCCCATAACAATGCAGCGCAACGCAGGCGATCGAGCATCCTGAACTTGTCTGAGCTGATTTTCCACGGCGATACGGCATTCCGAGCTGTCAACACCCTAGTCAAGATGGTGGAAACCGAAGCCAAAGATAGCAATAAGGATAAAGAAGAAGCAGAGCTGGAATCCCTCAAAATTTCACTCGGCATGGGTGCCAAAGGAAAAGGCGTCCACAAAGCTGTGAGGGGAGGCGCTGGTGATTTCAAAGCTTTGGAAGATCAACACAAGCTCCGTCGCACCCGTTTCCTCCGCGACAGTCTTGATCTTGCCCTGGTAGATCTTGCTGGCATTTACCGCGATGCCTTGATTCTGGCGTCACAAGCTCCAGTGGGCCTTACTCATCCAGATATGGAAGGTCTGTCTCAAGAGTTGGCAACCAAAGTGACTCAAGAAGGATTACTTTCTTGTCTTGATGCAATCTCTAAATGTCGAGAATCTTTTGGCTTCAATGTGCGCCCCATCGTGGCGATGGATGCGCTGGTAGGACGCCTGCGCAAGGCCTATAAAGTGTCCTAACCGCCCCGAATTATTGAACTCAATATCTCATCGGGTAAAGTGTCCAATCGGTATAGATACCGTGCCGCTTTAGCTCAGTCGGTAGAGCGTCTCACTCGTAATGAGAAGGTCTGGGGTTCGATTCCCCAAAGCGGCTCCAATAAAGTCCCAGCTCAAGGTCACTCTCCAGGAAAAGGGGAGTGACCTTAGCTCATTTTGGTACACACTCAGTACACACCGACCACACACCATGAATATTCCAGGGTAAAAGTTTCCTATTTTGGGAGTACCGACAGTACTATGCGGGGACGTGTAGATTATGTGGGCTCTGGGCATTACGCCAGCCGTATATCAATTATTGGATGCTTAAAGTTTTTTCAATAATGACTAAGGAGTTGAAGTGGCGACGCGTCAGGAACAGTCTGCGATTACGCGCCAGAGCATCATTGATGCAGGGTTTGAGCTTTTTGCTGAGCTTGGGTTCGAAGCGACAACTATTAGTCAGATTGCTCAACGTGCTGGGTTTAGTCGGGTGACTGTATATCAGTATTTTGCTAATAAACCGCAGATTATTCTGGGTCGTTTGATGCAGATTCAGCCGGAAATCCATCGGCCGTTTGAGCCTTTGTTTGCGCGCAAGGTGCATACCGAGGAATCCACTTATGAATTTCTGATGGAAATGAAAAGTTTGTGGAATCGCTATGGGGTGGAGTTCGCTGCCATTGAAAAGGCGATGACTAGTGATGCGGATATCGCAGCGCAGTGGTTGGAAACGCTGCGGAAATTGAGTTTGGAATTTCCTGGGGTGGCGCTTGATCCTGCGAATGCACAGGAGTTTACGGCGCTGGTGATGAGCCTCGACCGTAATTTTTATTTCCTTTACGGCCGAGGTCATGACGAAAATGAGGATGGGGTGCTGCGTGGACTGGTCAAGCAGTGGATGACACTGCTTGGGCCAGTCTCGGAAGCTGCCGAATTAGCGGGAGAGAACTAGCTTCGGGCAGCCTTGGGCAGCGCGGGAGACGCAGATCATGGCAGTGGTGTTTGCCTCTTGCTCTGCTTCTGTGAGGATGGAATCTCGGTGGTCTACTTCGCCGGAGACCACGGGGGTTTCACAGGTGCCGCAGGTGCCAGTTTTGCAGGAAGAAATAACGGTTAAACCAGCCTTGGCGGCAGCGTCGAGGATGGATTCATCGGCGCTCACGGTGAGGGTTTTTCCGGATTCGGTGAATTCGACTTCGAAGGCTTCATCCTCGTAATCGCGAGTGATTTCCTTTGGTGCGAAGCGTTCTAGGCGTAGGGAGTTTTTCTCCCAGTGGCTAGCTCCAGATTCCACGGCGGTGAGGAGGCCTTCTGGGCCACAGCAGTAAATCAGGGTGTTTTCTGTTGGCTCACCAAGCAGTGAGTTCAGATCGATATTGCCCTTTTGATCTGCGGGGATCAGTTCCACTCGTTCGCCATAAGCTGCAAGTTCTTCGCGGAATGCCATTGTATCCAGGCTGCGCCCACCGTAGGTCAGGTTCCAGTTGGCGCCCTTTTCTTCGGCTTCTTTGATCATCGGCAGAATTGGTGTGATTCCGATGCCACCCGCGATGAACGTGTAGTTCTGTGATGCGGTGAAGCGGAAGTTATTGCGTGGCCAGGACACTGTAATGCTATCGCCGGTGTGCACGCTGTCGTGTGCGGCTTCAGAACCTCCGCGACCAGCTACTTCGCGCAGAATTGCAACGCGGTAGCTGCTGCGATCGTGTGGATCGCCGGATAGCGAGTACTGGCGCACGGTGGGGTTGCCGTCTGCATCCTCGAGCGGCAGATGCAGATCAATGTGGGCGCCAGGCTTCCACTGCGGCAGCTGGCCGCCATCAGGGTGGACCAGACGCAGTGAAATAACGCCGTCAGATTCTTCGCGGCGCTCGGCGATGCTGAGGTTCAGCGTACGCACCTGTTGCTGCTTAGAGCGCTCGATATCTGCGATATCCCAATGCACCTCAAGCGAGCGGCGCGCAGGCAGCAGGGCAAATTTAATGAAGTCCACGGCTTCCGGGTCGTCAACGCTTATCGACGGCAACCTCTCGTACAACACCTTCAGGCCAGTCGGACCCTGTACTCGGGCTAGGGGATTGCCGAGGCACTTGTGTCGGCCCGTCGAAAAGCCTAAGTGGTCTTCTGAGTCTGGGCGGTGGATATCGAAATCAAAAGGATTTGGGGTGTGGCTTGGATCGGTGTTCGCACCGGTCAAAGCAACGAGTACGCGGTCATTGGCCTTGATTTCCACGTCCCCGATCATGACATCTTTAGTAGCCTGACGCGCGGTGAATGTGGAAGAATTGCGGCGGCGGATAGTTTCTTCGAAGACTCGTGGCCACAGCTCAGGCTCTAGAAGTGCATCATTTTTGGCTTCTGGATTTGCCTGCAGGAATAGAATCGCATTCGCCATCGCTTGCGCGGTGGTGTCCGTGCCGGCAGCCGCGAACTCGGTGATGTGCACGGCAATTTGCTCAGCGCTGAGAATATATTCGCCAGCGTCGTTCTTTTGCTTCGCCATCATGGAGATGATGTCGCGGTCTTCGGAATTGCGACGTGATTCAATAATTTCACGCAAGCGCAGATTGCCTTCGGTGTAGCGAGTCCACACCTGGGAGCGCAGTGGTTCTTCAAAAGGCTCATGCGCAGAGGAGAGCACCATGAAGAAATCATCACGGAGGTTCTGCACGAATTCTTTTTCTTCGTAGCCAAGACCAAAGTGCGCAAGAATAGTTTGGGTGGTCAGCTCTAGGCAGTAATCTTCCAGCAGGTTGCCGGAGCCCTGAGCTTCAAAGGTGTCGATGATGCGGTGCGCGCGGGATTCAATCTCCGGGCGCAGAGCTTCCATATCGGCCTGCAGGAAACCAAGCTGCGCCACACCACGAGCAACGGTGTGCCCATCTGGATCAGAACCGAGAATAACGCGCGACATCAGTTCACTGGAGATCTCGCTCTGGTATTCCTCAGGAACA from the Corynebacterium crudilactis genome contains:
- a CDS encoding cytochrome P450; the protein is MTMTTGKCPVAHNFDAMADDYYIDPAKYLQRFSEETPTFFYPHMNAWIVTKYDDAVDVLSDWQRFSSKASAISVPEEYQSEISSELMSRVILGSDPDGHTVARGVAQLGFLQADMEALRPEIESRAHRIIDTFEAQGSGNLLEDYCLELTTQTILAHFGLGYEEKEFVQNLRDDFFMVLSSAHEPFEEPLRSQVWTRYTEGNLRLREIIESRRNSEDRDIISMMAKQKNDAGEYILSAEQIAVHITEFAAAGTDTTAQAMANAILFLQANPEAKNDALLEPELWPRVFEETIRRRNSSTFTARQATKDVMIGDVEIKANDRVLVALTGANTDPSHTPNPFDFDIHRPDSEDHLGFSTGRHKCLGNPLARVQGPTGLKVLYERLPSISVDDPEAVDFIKFALLPARRSLEVHWDIADIERSKQQQVRTLNLSIAERREESDGVISLRLVHPDGGQLPQWKPGAHIDLHLPLEDADGNPTVRQYSLSGDPHDRSSYRVAILREVAGRGGSEAAHDSVHTGDSITVSWPRNNFRFTASQNYTFIAGGIGITPILPMIKEAEEKGANWNLTYGGRSLDTMAFREELAAYGERVELIPADQKGNIDLNSLLGEPTENTLIYCCGPEGLLTAVESGASHWEKNSLRLERFAPKEITRDYEDEAFEVEFTESGKTLTVSADESILDAAAKAGLTVISSCKTGTCGTCETPVVSGEVDHRDSILTEAEQEANTTAMICVSRAAQGCPKLVLSR
- the topA gene encoding type I DNA topoisomerase translates to MGEKGSNKKYLVIVESATKAKKIQPYLGNDYIVEASVGHIRDLPRGAADIPAKYKKEPWARLGVDTDHGFAPLYVVSPDKKKKVADLKTKLKLVDELLLATDPDREGEAIAWHLLEVLKPTVPVRRMVFNEITKPAILAAAENTRELDENLVDAQETRRILDRLYGYEVSPVLWKKVMPRLSAGRVQSVATRVIVERERERMAFVSADYWDLSAEFSTGANTASDKDNPSAFTARLSTIDGQRVAQGRDFNDRGVLTSEAVVVDKQRAEALAQALDGQEMAVSGVEEKPYTRRPYAPFMTSTLQQEAGRKLHFTSERTMRIAQRLYENGHITYMRTDSTSLSAQGLKAARDQALELYGPEYVAPSPRTYDRKVKNSQEAHEAIRPAGEAFATPGQLHSQLDAEEFKLYELIWQRTVASQMSDAKGTSMKVTISGTATSGEKTEFNATGRTLTFPGFLRAYVETTRTADGRDVADNAEKRLPLLSEGDLLKVLGLEADGHSTNPPARFTEASLVKKMEDLGIGRPSTYASIIKTIQDRGYVYSRGNALVPSWVAFAVVGLLEANFTSLVDYDFTSSMEDELDNIAAGREGRTEWLNGFYFGDADADDSMAESVARQGGLKALVDANLEHIDARSVNSLRLFDDSEGRAVNVRVGRYGPYIERIVGTTEEGDPEFQRANLPEETTPDELTLEVAEKLFATPQGGRELGTNPNNGRTVVAKEGRFGPYVIEQVTESEREGAEAQAEEVVIAERKAEDEQRATDGMRPKNWETKTAANQKEKRINQLVEENLKPATASLFTGMEPATVTLEEALKLLSLPREVGVDPADNEVITAQNGRYGPYLKKGSDSRSLSSEAQIFTITLDEARRIYAEPKRRGRAAAQPPLKVLGDNDVSGKPMTVKDGRFGPYVTDGTTNASLRKGDVPESLTDARANELLSERRAKEAADGGAPAKKTVKKAAKKTAAKKTVKKAPAKKTAAKKTVKKAPAKKTAAKKTVKKAPPKTTKNVVKAGTRKKS
- a CDS encoding DNA polymerase III subunit delta'; this encodes MTNSSVFDSLAGSKIVARTLFDAASSARVLVHARTTERARARAANDNPEMIHNSGFAQSWLFTGPPGSGRSVAAKVFAATLVCSNPDVVGCGQCEDCRAAMGGSHPDIEHIVPQQLSIGVEAARKVIKAAAVSPVSGNWRIVIFENADRLTMQAANALLKTVEEPTESTVMILCAPTTDPRDIAITLRSRCRHLYIPTPTNAEVARILVAEGNVSQADAELASAASGGHIGRARHLAHNNAAQRRRSSILNLSELIFHGDTAFRAVNTLVKMVETEAKDSNKDKEEAELESLKISLGMGAKGKGVHKAVRGGAGDFKALEDQHKLRRTRFLRDSLDLALVDLAGIYRDALILASQAPVGLTHPDMEGLSQELATKVTQEGLLSCLDAISKCRESFGFNVRPIVAMDALVGRLRKAYKVS
- a CDS encoding class III adenylate cyclase; protein product: MSRLLKALKWLWGTSWPLYAATVLGTNVFGALAIMLFVRFLIPQPDASNFNAEISYLPAVGFAYLAFAIVAGIVVTFLMFRPVLDWQRHPEDHDRNMVRNLVMRIPIYQAILCAVVWLIGIAIATGIAASVSTSLALVIAASTLMACAIVVLLTYLEAERLVRPVAASALARRFEDSTLEPPVSQRLRVTWLLTLGIPVFGILLLIFGHTQGVFGGDASKILPAIAALAIASLLTGYLGNRLVVSSVVDPIRELQEAINSVRRGEHDVQVDIYDGSEIGVLQAGFNEMMRGLRERQRVRDLFGRYVGTEVARRALEERPTLGGEDRKVAVLFVDVIGSTTFAVNHTPEEVVEALNEFFEHVVEVVHRNKGVINKFQGDAALAIFGAPLPLSDATGHALAAARELRSELKDLQLKAGIGVATGHVVAGHIGGHARFEYTVIGDAVNQAARLTEIAKTTPGRTVTNAATLREANEAEQARWTLMKSVELRGRGQMTQIARPIRPTLADRS
- a CDS encoding TetR/AcrR family transcriptional regulator, with translation MATRQEQSAITRQSIIDAGFELFAELGFEATTISQIAQRAGFSRVTVYQYFANKPQIILGRLMQIQPEIHRPFEPLFARKVHTEESTYEFLMEMKSLWNRYGVEFAAIEKAMTSDADIAAQWLETLRKLSLEFPGVALDPANAQEFTALVMSLDRNFYFLYGRGHDENEDGVLRGLVKQWMTLLGPVSEAAELAGEN
- a CDS encoding lysoplasmalogenase — translated: MTKTRQGATALVKAVAKSASEPERAAFVAAASINIGASLLGVARAKKLSKPVLMPLLAGRVLRSSHTPGEKALGIAGLGGGWAGDLVLMKPNSLPQGAAGFAINHAAYITLLLAKGARPSTLRTTIRAVPLAAAAGFAALREPKLVPMVLSYGGLLATTSLLADDPHLHDSSVPASFGLGHGGNLFLISDAVLFAREMFLSEGTPAAQCADGMVMGTYTIAQLLLVDGLFSK